In the Ilumatobacteraceae bacterium genome, one interval contains:
- a CDS encoding diacylglycerol kinase family lipid kinase: MSDVTVVYNPKSGSAITVGDLERAFAPHESAHRIRWSPTTADDPGPGQTAEAIERGCDTVVACGGDGTVRAVAETLAGTSTALGVVPLGTGNLLAENLSIPVGLDAVPCAVSSTTTTLDVGVVNDEKFLVMAGVGFDAAMIRDADSTVKRRFGSVAYMISGAKNLPAQIVRASVTVDGEAVWSGRTAMVLVGNCGAVTGGLQVFPDAAPDDGRLDIAILTAERLRDWLTIGWRLMRRREQPKHLVERYTGTTVTVDLDEPAPYELDGEDRPETDRLEFTIEPAALEVRCP, translated from the coding sequence GTGAGCGACGTCACCGTCGTCTACAACCCGAAGTCCGGCAGCGCCATCACGGTCGGCGATCTCGAGCGGGCGTTCGCCCCGCACGAATCGGCGCACCGGATCCGATGGTCGCCCACGACCGCCGACGATCCGGGGCCCGGCCAGACGGCCGAGGCGATCGAGCGTGGCTGCGACACCGTGGTCGCCTGCGGTGGCGACGGCACGGTGCGAGCGGTCGCTGAGACACTCGCCGGCACCTCGACGGCGCTCGGCGTGGTGCCACTGGGCACCGGGAACCTGCTCGCCGAGAACCTGTCGATCCCCGTCGGTCTCGACGCGGTGCCGTGCGCGGTGTCGTCGACGACGACCACCCTCGACGTCGGCGTGGTCAACGACGAGAAGTTCCTCGTCATGGCCGGCGTCGGCTTCGACGCGGCGATGATCCGCGATGCCGACTCCACCGTCAAACGTCGGTTCGGGAGCGTCGCCTACATGATCTCCGGCGCGAAGAACCTGCCGGCGCAGATCGTCCGAGCATCGGTGACGGTCGACGGCGAGGCGGTGTGGTCCGGCCGCACGGCGATGGTGCTCGTCGGCAACTGCGGCGCGGTCACCGGCGGCCTCCAGGTGTTCCCCGACGCGGCGCCCGACGACGGCCGCCTCGACATCGCGATCCTCACCGCAGAACGGCTCCGTGACTGGCTGACGATCGGCTGGCGCCTCATGCGTCGGCGCGAACAACCGAAGCATCTGGTCGAGCGGTACACCGGCACCACGGTCACCGTCGACCTCGATGAACCGGCGCCGTACGAACTCGATGGCGAGGACCGTCCCGAGACGGATCGACTCGAGTTCACGATCGAACCCGCGGCGCTGGAGGTCAGGTGCCCGTGA
- a CDS encoding DUF1206 domain-containing protein: protein MSTAGLRTDGDDVADGVNDAVRERPWLETVGQLGWVAKGFVYLLFGATATQIARQEPSDDEASPSGALNRVLEQPGGRILLSVMAVGLVLYFLWRVLSVAVIRGNDLSAWAHRVGYGFSAGFYVLLAFTAARTVQRGSESGGESTVEQLSKSLLETGWGRVLVTAGGVITIAVGLVFVVHKGIMRSFTEDLHGVDESDDEAVDRVVIAAGVAGWIGRGVVTILVGFFVARAAIRFDPDDARGFDGALRKVATTTTGELLVWVSAVGLMLYGAFCVFSHRYRRIEDNS from the coding sequence ATGAGCACAGCAGGCTTGCGAACCGATGGCGACGACGTCGCCGACGGAGTGAACGACGCGGTGCGCGAACGCCCGTGGCTCGAGACGGTCGGTCAGCTCGGCTGGGTCGCCAAAGGGTTCGTGTACCTCCTCTTCGGTGCGACGGCGACGCAGATCGCCCGACAGGAACCGAGCGACGACGAAGCCTCACCGAGCGGCGCGCTCAATCGAGTGCTCGAGCAGCCGGGCGGTCGCATCCTGCTCTCGGTGATGGCGGTCGGGCTCGTCCTGTACTTCCTCTGGCGGGTGTTGAGCGTCGCGGTGATCCGAGGCAACGACCTGTCGGCATGGGCACACCGTGTCGGCTACGGATTCTCGGCGGGCTTCTACGTGCTCCTCGCGTTCACGGCGGCACGGACCGTGCAGCGCGGCAGTGAGAGCGGCGGCGAGAGCACCGTCGAGCAGCTGTCCAAGTCGTTGCTCGAGACGGGATGGGGACGTGTGCTCGTGACGGCCGGCGGTGTGATCACGATCGCAGTCGGCCTCGTGTTCGTCGTGCACAAGGGCATCATGCGCAGCTTCACGGAGGACCTCCACGGTGTCGATGAATCCGACGACGAGGCGGTCGACCGGGTCGTCATCGCCGCCGGTGTCGCCGGGTGGATCGGTCGGGGTGTCGTGACGATCCTCGTCGGATTCTTCGTCGCTCGCGCCGCGATCAGGTTCGATCCCGACGATGCCCGCGGTTTCGACGGGGCCCTCCGCAAGGTCGCGACCACTACGACGGGGGAACTGCTCGTCTGGGTGAGCGCCGTCGGCCTGATGCTGTACGGAGCGTTCTGCGTGTTCAGCCACCGGTACCGCCGGATCGAGGACAATTCGTGA